GCTGGACAGCACTTCGCCGGGCCGGAACAGCCGGTGCGCCAGGGTGGTCTTGCCTGAACTGGACGCGCCGACGAGCGCCACCAGGCACAACTCGGGCAGATTGATGGTTCCGTTCCCCGTCCTTGCCTCGCCCTGAGTCACTGGCCCGCCCCCTGACTGAAGATCGCCATTTGCGTAGGCGATCCCAGCGCGGCGTCCTGCGGACCGATCTCCTTAAAACTCACGCCATACCCGTAGCCTGCCGCCACACCCCCGGCCCACGCCTGGAACTGCGCGCGGGTCCATTCAAAGCGGTGGTCCGTGTGCCGCGCGCTGCCCGCGGGCAGCGTGGTCCATGTGGCATTGTACTCCTCGTTCGGGGTGGTCACGATCACCATCCCGGGGCGCGCCTGCCCGAAGACCACGCGCTCGAGGGTCCACAGCCGCTGCGGGTCCAGGTGTTCGATGACCTCCACCAGGGCCGCCGCATCGTACCCGGACAGGCGGGCGTCGCGGTAGGTCAGGGAGCCCTGCATGAGGGTCAGGCGCTGGCGGTACGTTTCCGGCAGTTCGTCCAGGCGCAGCCGGTCCCTGGCGCGGGCCAGTTCACGCAGGCTGACGTCCATGCCGGTCAGGCGCTCGAACTGCCGTTCGGGCAGCAGCCGGGCCAGCAGCTTGCCCTCCCCGCAGCCCAGATCCAGCACGCTCTTCGCGCCGCTCGCCAGCAGTTCAGCCGTGACGGCATCCAGGCGCTGATCGTTCAGACGGGGCTCCGGAGACGGCACGTCCTCCTCGCCGTCATCGGCAAACTGCGCTTGCACGGCGCGTTGCAGGGAGCGCTGGTGCTTGAGGGCGCGCCGCGTGATCAGGTCGCGTTCCGGATGGTCTTCCAGCCAGCCCTCCCCGAGCCGCAGCAACTTGTCCACCTCCGACTCGTCGACGTAGTAGTGCTTGGCATCGTCCAGCACGGGAATCAGGACGGACAGGTGCGCGAGCAGGTCTTTTAAGCGGATCTCGGCGTCCAGCGTCAGGTCCAGGTACGGGCTGTCACCCCACTCGGAAAAGGCCGGATCGAGGGGGTGGGGCCGGGCGGTAACGTGGTACCCGAGCGGCGCGAACAGCCGCCCGGCGAGATCCGGGCCCCCACGCGACGGGACGGCGGGCAGCTGCACCTGGAAGGGCAGGGCCGCCTGGGCCAGGTCCGGGCGTTCCTTGCTGCGGCCGGCCATCGCCGTGCCGAAGGCGGCCCGCAGCGCGCCGCTCAGGAAGCTCGACGCCGCGTACGGGCGGTCATTCACGTACGGCTCCAGGGGCAGGCTGCCCGCGCCCTGACGGCCCCTGGAGATCAGCACCGGATCGACTTCCACCAAGACCGCGACGGTGCAGCGCTCCGCTGTGGCCTCGGGATAAAACACCTGGGCCTGACCGACGGGCAATTCGAAGGTGAACGTACGGTCCGGATGCTTGTGCAGCAGGAAGCCGAGGTCGGTGGCGGGCTGGTGGGTGGTGGTCAGGGTCAGCAGCATGGGGGTCCTGGAACGGATTCAAGCACAGCCGTGGTGTGGCTGTGTCTTGACGGGTGGTGAATGGGCCACCGGCGAGCGTTTTGGTTCGGTTTCATCGAAGAGGCGTAGGCTGGGCAGGCGGCAGATCCAGTGTTTGGGACTGCGTTGCACTCGCTGTCGAGACACTTTCGACCCAGCGAAGGTTGGCCGGGGGAGAAGCGGGAACCGCCAGGGTGCTGACCCTGCTGGCCTTCACAGGGGATGACCGACAACTGGGCTTCCTGCTGGCGGGGTGATCTGATGCCCTGGTAGGCGACGACAGAGCGCCGGTGCCGCTGGCCGCTCTCGAATAGGACGAGGAACGGACCGGGACGAACACTGACGGCCCCTGGACTTCCAGTGTGGATGAAGAAGGACAAGGACGCCTTTAAGCGCTTTCCTGTAGAAACGACGCGGGCCAGCCACAACAGAGGCCTGGACCGAATCTCGTGTTGACTTCACCTGACGATGTCAGTGGCCGACTCGTTGAGCGCGGGGTGTCACGACTTGCGAGTGGGGGTGACGCGCCTCGCCCGACGTCCCAGGCTGCTTTTCAAGCGGCGGGCGACGGCTTGAACACATCGACGGCAGGTGAGTGGGCCGGTGACCTGGGGGGCCTCGGCATACCGTTGCGGGCCGCGCCCACACAGCGCCGCGCCGTCCGAGAGACGCACCAGGTGCCTCGCGCCGCCGGGTGCGAGTTGGAAAGCGTGCGGCTCGCTGAGGTGGTGACGGGCGGCGATCTCGGCGCACGCCTGTTCGAAGGGCAGTTCTTGCAGGTCAGCGTGCGGCGGCGCGGTGCGGTGACGCAGTGCAGCGGGAGACTGGGGTGCGGCCATGATGGGCACTGTAGTGCGGCGCTGCAGAGCGTTTCTGCCGCAATGGCCAGGCGGTCATTCCCAAGATGATCACCAGTGCTTGAGGTCACTGCCTGAGGAAAATGCACCTGTGGGCAAACTTGATGGGGTTAAATCCAGATCAGCCGTTTTCGTAAGTCAAGAGCAATAAGGCGTCTCATGCGACGTTCTTCTTGGCCTCTGAAAAGTCCTGCATCGTGGCCTAATTCCCACAACTCGGTGCCAGGAGAGTCGGGGGGCTCGAGCTCGTCTTCAGCGCTGACAGTGGCCTGGGAGGACCACTGCGTCTACCTTTTGGACTTCCTGACCTTCACGCCTCTCTTCGAGGAAGTACGACACCATCAATCATCACCACACCGCGCTCAGGATTTCCGCTGTGCTTCAATCATGACTTGACCGGTATGAACTCGATGACTGCAATCCTGAGTCCTGGCCTTCAAGGCATTCACAACCCGGACGTCCATGACACCCTGGAAGTTGGTGGCCCCAGCGGTCTGAGGTTTCTGGAGTTCCGTCGCAAACTTCTTGGCGGCGACCCACAGATGCGAGGAATCGCCGCCCACGCGAGCACGCATCACCCAGAGATGCAGGAGCTGCTGCGAACCATACGGCCTCACCTGTATACCGTTCACTTACTCCATGGGTACTACGCGGCCTTGAATCCCCTCTTGATTGAGCCAGAGACTTGGACACCGAAGCAAAGGGAGCAGGTCAAGCTCATCACTGACCTGCTGCTGACGGCCTGTCTTTTAGAAGATGTTCCAGACTATCGGCAACACTCAGAGCTCCTGATCAAAGCAGGGCTTCGTCCCACGAATCATCAGCCATCAGACGATCCGCTCGTCAAGAGGGTGGTGGAGACGCTGGAGGCTTATGACGCCGCTCAGGCAGCCGCTCCTGGCAATGCGCCGCTGGAACGACTGCTCGCGGAGTTTTCACAACAGCACCCGTCTTTCTGAACTATTGGCTTGGGGGATGGTAGGCCGGCTGTCCCGAGCCATCGGGTGTCAGATTAGGCTTTAGAGCCTTGCCCGGAACTGTCGAACAAATCCAGAATCAATCCTAATCTGACGCCTTTTCAGCCTTGTACCTGACGTCAGGTTGGGGTATACCCAAAACTGACACTCAGCGCGTCGCTAGAGCGTGGAGACCAGACCAAAGGGCCGCGTCGTTCAGTACAAAGGACT
This genomic stretch from Deinococcus humi harbors:
- a CDS encoding 3' terminal RNA ribose 2'-O-methyltransferase Hen1, translating into MLLTLTTTHQPATDLGFLLHKHPDRTFTFELPVGQAQVFYPEATAERCTVAVLVEVDPVLISRGRQGAGSLPLEPYVNDRPYAASSFLSGALRAAFGTAMAGRSKERPDLAQAALPFQVQLPAVPSRGGPDLAGRLFAPLGYHVTARPHPLDPAFSEWGDSPYLDLTLDAEIRLKDLLAHLSVLIPVLDDAKHYYVDESEVDKLLRLGEGWLEDHPERDLITRRALKHQRSLQRAVQAQFADDGEEDVPSPEPRLNDQRLDAVTAELLASGAKSVLDLGCGEGKLLARLLPERQFERLTGMDVSLRELARARDRLRLDELPETYRQRLTLMQGSLTYRDARLSGYDAAALVEVIEHLDPQRLWTLERVVFGQARPGMVIVTTPNEEYNATWTTLPAGSARHTDHRFEWTRAQFQAWAGGVAAGYGYGVSFKEIGPQDAALGSPTQMAIFSQGAGQ